One Archocentrus centrarchus isolate MPI-CPG fArcCen1 chromosome 10, fArcCen1, whole genome shotgun sequence genomic region harbors:
- the hdx gene encoding highly divergent homeobox, translated as MAAPFPSSSRMDAWPQRRGLQTMNLRSVFTAEQQRILERYYENGMTNQSKSCFQLILQCAQEAKLDFSVVRTWVGNKRRKLASKVPQNGGVSHSLSSHGLGGGILSNHTLAGGALSNHSLAVGALLPADMAAARSIQNRVHLLPPSSSFPSVSSTPSPPSSSSPLSSGSNNNNDVILTGIYSLNSASQSRPRPTAPPSQSDSELSAHASSSLMNQVLQIRNSSTSSPVHSKLVSLSQNLPSLTSASGPLVYTAVRKGALSLGEGGISAGAGVVPHSWTRQYGTAQTRPWSSSSPSQAQLQPRPHSNPQPQPPAPQKTRVSLPVHNAGPSSDQTPRIQQVFTLSEKGDGDRLRPGPTSTRKSQDTHRPASVDTRHNFSIAMETGDEEDEWQREEELANMAAQTHIHREQTSVSPIGAEVSVVRGNHTPPMTSSRPALLQGSYSLTAQTSLTGESSSQTAVGVSAAPWVISNSRKRTLQDRTQFSDGDLIQLKRYWDRGMTSLGSVCREKITAAANQLSVDTEIVKTWISNRRRKYRLMGIEIPPPKGGPAVFTTSSPGNQSPVSLSPNEERLRTPEIGDDMNDGGSVCLSEDGTIDSQHRDGEDGNDMSNAAPMANNVKIEVIDEDEDVDEDDEGELVASDLEQMQNLLEFKHEEVQFLENELENQKQKYQELVSFTKSLLDAVRNNDLERQQELIASLPQPSDQDWDMTVDRGAQSAAESADESSNHGNLQMAGASCIDPQLVQANEVPLVTIIKDDTDVTEPSASEERLQEAITEQE; from the exons ATGGCTGCCCCGTTCCCCTCCAGCAGCAGAATGGATGCGTGGCCACAGAGGCGTGGCCTGCAGACT ATGAACCTGCGGTCAGTATTTACAGCTGAGCAGCAGAGGATCCTGGAACGTTACTATGAGAATGGGATGACCAATCAGAGCAAGTCTTGCTTCCAGCTAATACTGCAGTGTGCTCAGGAGGCCAAATTGGACTTCAGTGTCGTCCGG ACATGGGTTGGCAACAAAAGGCGTAAGCTCGCCTCCAAGGTTCCCCAGAATGGAGGGGTGTCTCATTCCTTATCTAGTCATGGACTAGGTGGGGGGATACTCTCCAATCACACATTAGCCGGAGGTGCTTTGTCCAATCATAGCCTAGCAGTAGGGGCGCTGCTTCCTGCTGATATGGCTGCAGCACGGAGCATCCAGAATCGCGTGCACCTTCTCCCTCCATCCTCGTCCTTCCCTTCTGTCTCATCTACACCTTCCCCTCCTTCATCTTCCTCACCTCTAAGTAGTGGAAGCAACAACAATAATGATGTAATACTGACTGGGATTTACTCTCTGAACTCCGCCTCTCAGTCCCGACCGAGACCCACGGCCCCGCCGTCCCAGTCAGACTCTGAGCTTTCTGCACACGCATCCTCATCTCTGATGAACCAGGTGCTGCAGATCAGGAACAGTTCCACCTCCTCACCCGTCCACTCCAAGTTAGTATCACTTTCTCAGAATCTCCCATCCCTCACATCTGCCTCAGGGCCTTTAGTCTACACTGCAGTCAGAAAAGGTGCTTTATCCCTTGGGGAGGGAGGGATAAGCGCAGGAGCAGGGGTCGTACCTCACAGCTGGACTAGACAGTATGGTACAGCACAAACTCGCCCTTGGTCCTCTTCCTCACCATCCCAGGCTCAGCTTCAGCCCAGACCTCACTCCAACCCACAACCTCAGCCGCCTGCCCCGCAGAAGACTCGGGTCTCCCTGCCAGTACATAACGCCGGCCCCTCCTCTGATCAGACACCTCGTATTCAGCAGGTCTTCACCTTGTCAGAGAAAGGTGATGGGGACCGACTCAGACCTGGACCAACATCAACTCGTAAAAGCCAGGATACCCACAGGCCAGCATCTGTGGACACCAGACATAACTTCTCCATTGCCATGGAAACtggagatgaagaagatgagTGGCAAAGGGAAGAGGAGTTGGCAAATATGGCCGCTCAAACACACATCCACAGGGAGCAGACGTCAGTCAGCCCAATTGGGGCTGAAGTGTCTGTCGTGCGAGGAAACCACACACCTCCTATGACGAGCTCCAGACCTGCATTGCTTCAGGGCAGCTACTCCCTCACAGCACAGACCTCACTTACAGGGGAATCCAGCTCACAG ACTGCAGTTGGTGTGTCTGCTGCCCCTTGGGTTATCAGCAACTCCAGAAAGAGAACA ctgcaggATCGAACCCAGTTCAGCGATGGGGATCTTATCCAGCTGAAGCGCTACTGGGACCGAGGCATGACGAGCCTGGGCTCAGTCTGCAGGGAGAAGATCACTGCTGCAGCAAACCAACTCAGTGTAGACACTGAAATAGTCAAG ACATGGATCAGTAACAGACGGAGGAAGTACCGTCTGATGGGTATTGAAATCCCTCCACCTAAAGGTGGGCCTGCTGTATTCACAACCTCATCCCCGGGAAACCAATCACCAGTGTCCCTCAGCCCTAACGAGGAGCGACTCAGAACCCCTGAAATTGGAGATGACATGAACGATGGTGGCTCTGTGTGCCTGTCTGAGG ATGGCACCATCGATTCACaacacagagatggagaagaCGGAAATGATATGTCCAATGCTGCTCCGATGGCCAACAATGTG aagaTTGAAGTAATTGATGAGGATGAAGATGTCGATGAGGACGATGAGGGTGAATTGGTGGCTTCGGACCTTGAGCAAATGCAGAACCTGCTGGAATTCAAG CATGAGGAAGTCCAGTTCTTAGAGAATGAGCTAgagaaccaaaaacaaaaataccagGAGCTTGTAAGCTTCACAAAGAGCCTGCTCGATGCTGTGAGGAACAATGACCTGGAGAGGCAGCAG GAACTCATCGCCAGTCTACCTCAGCCTTCAGACCAGGATTGGGACATGACTGTGGACAGAGGAGCCCAGTCTGCTGCCGAGTCAGCAGATGAATCCTCCAACCACGGTAACCTCCAGATGGCCGGCGCGAGCTGCATAGATCCTCAGCTGGTCCAGGCAAACGAAGTCCCGCTGGTCACCATAATCAAAGATGATACTGACGTTACTGAGCCCTCTGCATCAGAGGAGCGACTGCAGGAAGCAATTACAGAACAAGAGTGA